The segment TCCTCGCCGCGTTCGCCGCCGGCGCCGACGGCGTGCTGATCGGCGGCTGCCATCCCGGCGACTGCCACTACGTCGAGGGCAATCTCAAAACACTCCGCCGTTTCGAAATGCTGAAGCGGCTGCTCCAGATGCTCGGGTTCCCGGAAAAACGCGTGCGACTCGAGTGGATCTCCGCCTCCGAAGGCGACCGCGTGCGCACGGTCGTCAACGAAATGGTCGAGGAAATCCGCGCGCTCGGTCCGCTCAACCTGCCCGGCCGGCACGCTGAGTGGGATCGCGAAGTGAGCGCCTTGGCCGCGCACGTCGCCCAGCAGGAATCCGCCGCTCCCCTCGCCGAGCCCCCAAGTCCGGTTCACGCGGAGGTCACCCATGCCTAAACCGAAAGTCGCGTTCTACTGGTGTGCCGCCTGCGGCGGTTGCGAGGAAGCCATCGTCGATTTCGCCGAGGACATTCTCGGCGTGATCGAAGCGGTCGACATTGTGTTCTGGCCGGTCGCGATGGATTTCAAGAAGAAGGACGTCGACGCGCTCCCGGACCAAGGTATCACCGCCACCTTTCTCAACGGCGCGATTCGCACCAGCGAGCAGGAGGAGATGGCGCAGCTGCTCCGCCGCAAGAGCCAGTTCCTGATCGCGTATGGCGCCTGTGCGCACCTCGGCGGGATTCCGGGGCTGGCGAACCAGTTCGATCGCGAACAGCTGCTCAGCTACGTTTACGAACAGACGCCGACAATCGACAACCCCACCCACGTTCGGCCGCAACCGGCTCACCAAAACAACGGACATTCGCTCACGCTCCCCGAGTTTCGCCACACCGTCCGCTCGCTCGATCAGGTCGTCGCCGTCGACTACTACATCCCCGGGTGTCCGCCGACGCCGAAGATCACCAAGGCCGCCATCACCGCCCTGCTCGAAGGCAAGCTCCCGCCGCGCGGCAGCGTGCTCGCCCCCGATGTCGCGCTCTGCAACGAGTGCGCGCGCAAGCCGAGCAAGCCGGCCACGCTGAGCTTCACCGAGTTCAAGCGCCCACACCTCGCCAAAATCGATCCCGACCTCTGCCTGCTCGCCCAAGGCTTCGTCTGCATGGGCCCGGCCACGCGCGCCGGCTGCGAGGCGCTCTGCCCCGCTGGCAACATGC is part of the Opitutus terrae PB90-1 genome and harbors:
- a CDS encoding hydrogenase iron-sulfur subunit: MSTAPSPSATPTFAPPSSWQPRIVAFFCNWCTYTAADLAGVSRLKYAPNVRVIRLMCSGRVDPQFILAAFAAGADGVLIGGCHPGDCHYVEGNLKTLRRFEMLKRLLQMLGFPEKRVRLEWISASEGDRVRTVVNEMVEEIRALGPLNLPGRHAEWDREVSALAAHVAQQESAAPLAEPPSPVHAEVTHA
- a CDS encoding oxidoreductase; protein product: MPKPKVAFYWCAACGGCEEAIVDFAEDILGVIEAVDIVFWPVAMDFKKKDVDALPDQGITATFLNGAIRTSEQEEMAQLLRRKSQFLIAYGACAHLGGIPGLANQFDREQLLSYVYEQTPTIDNPTHVRPQPAHQNNGHSLTLPEFRHTVRSLDQVVAVDYYIPGCPPTPKITKAAITALLEGKLPPRGSVLAPDVALCNECARKPSKPATLSFTEFKRPHLAKIDPDLCLLAQGFVCMGPATRAGCEALCPAGNMPCTGCFGPTSRIRDQGAKILSSLAANAVAKTEAEAAAVLAGIPDPVGTFYRYGLATSILRGRIDRPAPSPQSVSPSAS